A genomic window from Lotus japonicus ecotype B-129 chromosome 1, LjGifu_v1.2 includes:
- the LOC130729214 gene encoding eukaryotic translation initiation factor 3 subunit G-like, with the protein MRLNPSARVSGEDGARSAATGLEGATGARDGGFVDGEMEGGALVGESNGVPGGFNGGRRSCYSVFIDGIEDKVYYLHLRHLCSKFGKVLNLFVQRQRKSGRIWRFGFVRFGLREQALKAVRGLNGFRLGNASLAVSMARSPQGCGSSSNAVGFGPQVVSAPGQRCFGSSLS; encoded by the coding sequence ATGCGCTTGAAcccctctgctagggtttcagGGGAAGATGGTGCGAGGTCGGCGGCGACGGGTCTAGAGGGAGCGACAGGTGCTCGCGACGGTGGCTTCGTGGATGGCGAGATGGAAGGCGGAGCTCTGGTTGGCGAATCAAACGGTGTTCCAGGCGGATTCAACGGCGGAAGAAGGAGCTGTTACTCTGTTTTTATCGATGGGATTGAAGATAAGGTTTATTACTTACATCTTCGCCATCTCTGCTCGAAGTTCGGTAAGGTTCTCAATCTCTTCGTCCAACGGCAGAGAAAGAGTGGAAGGATTTGGCGGTTTGGCTTTGTGCGCTTCGGGTTGCGAGAACAGGCGCTGAAGGCGGTTCGAGGCCTGAATGGGTTTCGTTTGGGGAACGCTTCCCTGGCGGTTTCCATGGCCAGATCCCCTCAGGGTTGTGGTTCCTCTTCGAACGCTGTTGGGTTTGGGCCTCAGGTCGTTTCTGCTCCTGGGCAGAGATGCTTTGGTTCTTCTCTTTCCTAG